Within the Flavobacterium sp. CG_23.5 genome, the region ATGAAAGTCGCAGTAGTGACATGCCTGCTTGCAAAAAGGGATATGAATGTAGATTCCTGACATAAATTATCTTTAACTTAATTTGATTATTAAAACCATCGGTAACAGTATACTTAATAACATAAAAACAAACCCAAAAAATTTATCAGCAAAAAGACTTACATCTCCTGAATAAAATAATTCTCGTTGTGGAATTTTTGGATCTCTTCTCTTTCTTGCCCAAAAAGGAATTAACATTAACCTGTAAAGCAATAACGAATATATGGGACAAAACCACAATAATATAAAGTTTGGCGAAGTGCTTTTATCATTGCTCATTTCAAAAAAAGATAGGATCGAAATTAAAATAGCGAAACTAAATATTATTAAAAATGGCATTCTCTCTCTCAATACTTTCCTACTAATTATAAAAATTAATGGAATAAACAATAAACCAATAAATGAGAACTCTTTAAACATTATTACGAGATTTTTTATAAGTATTATAATTACAAAATGAAAACTATTTTTTAACTCGTTCTTCGTTTTGTTTTACAAAAGCGTCCCAACCGGTATAACTTTTGGTGCCAGTCACTTTTCCCGAATTGAAAAAATGACAAACTGCTGCTGCCAAACCATCCGTGCTATCAAGATTTTTAGGTAATTCTTTCAGTCCTAAAAGTTGCTGCAGCATTTTAGCGACTTGTTCTTTACTGGCATTTCCGTTTCCGGTAATCGCCATTTTTATCTTCTTGGGTTCGTATTCAGTAATAGGAATATCTCTCGAAAGTCCTGCTGCCATGGCCACACCTTGTGCACGTCCCAACTTCAACATCGATTGCACGTTTTTACCAAAGAAAGGCGCTTCAATTGCAATTTCATCTGGATTGTGCGTGTCAATTAACTCAATGGTACGTTCAAAAATGATTTTCAGTTTTTGATAATGATTGTCATATTTAGATAATTGCAATTCATTCAATTGCAAAAATTCCATTTTTTTATTGACAATTTTTATCAATCCAAAACCCATAATCGTCGTTCCGGGGTCAATTCCTAATATGATACGTTCGTTTGCCAAGTTGATTTGTTTCAGGTTTAAAGTTTCAGGTTTAAAAGTTTATTCGTTATTTTACACCTTAATTATTCCCCTTCGGGGGCTAGGGGACTTATGATTACAATTCCACACAAAACTAAACAATTCCTCGTTCTTATAATCAAAATTTTGATTGTGGGCGGTGCCTTTTATTTTATTTACAATCAACTTGCCAATAACGACAAGCTCGATTGGCAGAAATTCCTTGTTTTGTTCCAGAAAAACCAATCAACTGGGGGAATCGCCTTTATTTTATTTTTCAGTTTTTTGAATCGATTTTTTGAAATCTTGAAATGGCAAAATTTGGTTCATTTTATCCATAAAATATCTATCGGCGAAGCCACTAAACAAGTTCTTGGCGCATTGACTGCCGGACTATTTACACCTAATGGTGTAGGAGAATATGCCGGAAAAGCTTTGTTTTTTGAAAAAAAAGACACTAAAA harbors:
- the ruvC gene encoding crossover junction endodeoxyribonuclease RuvC; its protein translation is MANERIILGIDPGTTIMGFGLIKIVNKKMEFLQLNELQLSKYDNHYQKLKIIFERTIELIDTHNPDEIAIEAPFFGKNVQSMLKLGRAQGVAMAAGLSRDIPITEYEPKKIKMAITGNGNASKEQVAKMLQQLLGLKELPKNLDSTDGLAAAVCHFFNSGKVTGTKSYTGWDAFVKQNEERVKK